In the Purpureocillium takamizusanense chromosome 5, complete sequence genome, one interval contains:
- a CDS encoding uncharacterized protein (COG:S~EggNog:ENOG503Q4AM~MEROPS:MER0014721~antiSMASH:Cluster_5.2) produces the protein MANPKILVVLTSHDEHTKLPGQKTGWYLPELSHPHAVLHKDFEIVSASPKGGKAPLDPGSAEAFASDPESKAFLENHAHVFEQTRPLSEFLGRSGEFAALFYPGGHGPMYDLYDHPDSIALIEEFDRAGKPVAAVCHGPIVLAKARRPDGRPLVQGRRATGFTNKEEDMVELTQHMPVLLEDEFKKAGALWEAADPWAERVVVDGNIITGQNPASARRLGEELAKAVRAQQQK, from the exons ATGGCTAACCCTAagatcctcgtcgtcctcacgAGCCACGACGAGCACACTAAGCTCCCTGGCCAAAAGACGGGCTGGTACCTT CCCGAGCTGTCGCACCCCCACGCTGTCCTCCACAAGGATTTTGAAAtcgtctcggcctcgcccaagggcggcaaggcgccCCTCGACCCCGGATCGGCCGAGGCCTTCGCATCCGACCCCGAGTCCAAGGCCTTCCTCGAGAACCACGCGCACGTCTTCGAGCAGACGCGCCCGCTCAGCGAGTTCCTCGGGCGGTCGGGCGAGttcgccgccctcttctacccgggcggccacggccccaTGTACGACCTCTACGACCACCCGGACTCCATCGCCCTCATCGAGGAGTTTGACCGcgccggcaagcccgtcgccgccgtctgccacGGGCCCATCGtcctggccaaggcgcgacgccccgacggccggcccctcgtgcagggccgccgcgccaccggCTTCACCaacaaggaggaggacatgGTCGAGCTGACCCAGCACATGCCcgtgctgctcgaggacgagttcaaaaaggccggcgccctgtgggaggcggcggacccCTGGGcggagcgcgtcgtcgtcgacggcaacaTCATCACGGGCCAGAacccggcgtcggcgcggcgcctcggcgaggagctggccaaggccgttcgcgcgcagcagcaaaagTAG
- a CDS encoding uncharacterized protein (EggNog:ENOG503PC8V~COG:L~antiSMASH:Cluster_5.2) → MLCGALLLIAHRLREDARAAALIIGDPEILLGRDFVRDSKVTVQLLSKECLEAKSVVGFRLVFPVEASPSNGDCYSEAGQNSLRYTITVKFPHNQFLWSAVLGTESRPKGLSTRLCEGRDISKLRSVLFSIEEGLHVEVDGFGKPYVGGDTELSSWLNLDSPICGSIALSEILSSRRFRFLIPNEDGMRKFLKACAGQPPNWQGYPFGKIHTFDMKRYRRIIPKNEGFGYEAHWRFDDVEDFVTCVSQPHIQDVFYFHEDIVGLSGVNVKAALLPVDSNDSEVWAVLNVTERIDNVYAATWRRLMKSAYPFAVVVKPNHGDQQSIWDAKFSISSNVAGMNQPWAIVLHMKIRSPRRAGQKMTRFKTWEQVLNSELHD, encoded by the exons ATGCTCTGTGGTGCCTTGTTGCTAATCGCTCATAGACTGCGGGAGGATGCCCGTGCTGCCGCACTCATCATTGGCGACCCCGAAATTCTCCTCGGCAGAGACTTCGTTCGTGACAGCAAGGTCACAGTGCAGCTTCTCTCAAAAGAATGCCTAGAAGCCAAGTCTGTGGTCGGTTTTCGACTTGTATTTCCCGTTGAGGCTTCCCCCAGCAACGGTGATTGTTACTCGGAAGCCGGACAAAACTCGCTTCGATATACAATCACGGTGAAATTTCCCCATAACCAATTCCTTTGGAGCGCCGTTCTCGGCACGGAGTCAAGACCTAAAGGCCTCAGCACTCGTCTTTGTGAAGGCCGTGACATTTCAAAGCTCAGAAGTGTTCTTTTCTCCATCGAGGAGGGCCTTCATGTCGAGGTTGATGGCTTTGGAAAGCCATACGTGGGCGGTGACACCGAGTTGAGCTCCTGGCTCAATCTCGATAGCCCCATCTGCGGCTCGATAGCGCTTTCGGAGATCCTCTCTTCCAGACGGTTTCGTTTCCTGATTCCCAACGAAGATGGCATGCGCAAATTCCTCAAGGCGTGTGCTGGTCAACCGCCTAACTGGCAGGGGTACCCTTTTGGCAAAAT CCACACCTTTGATATGAAGAGATACCGGCGAATAATCCCCAAAAACGAGGGGTTCGGGTACGAAGCCCACTGGCGATTCGACGACGTGGAAGATTTTGTCACGTGCGTGTCTCAACCTCACATCCAAGACGTCTTCTACTTTCATGAAGACATTGTCGGACTCAGTGGTGTAAACGTCAAGGCCGCGCTACTGCCAGTCGATTCGAACGATAGTGAAGTGTGGGCTGTGCTGAATGTCACCGAGAGAATT GATAATGTTTACGCAGCCACCTGGCGTAGGCTTATGAAGAGCGCATACCCGTTCGCCGTGGTTGTCAAGCCGAATCACGGGGATCAACAATCAATCTGGGACGCCAAATTCTCCATCAGCTCCAACGTTGCGGGCATGAACCAGCCGTGGGCAATAGTGCTTCACATGAAAATTCGATCTCCTCGTCGTGCTGGACAGAAAATGACACGATTCAAGACATGGGAACAAGTTCTGAACAGCGAGTTGCACGACTAG
- a CDS encoding DNA helicase (EggNog:ENOG503NXAX~COG:L~antiSMASH:Cluster_5.2), which translates to MVFPGFAGSGKTTAASVMVNAMLANPSIKRVYVSASTNAAVSHICQRINQIRVELINDLDHTNRILRLCQAIVLRGYQLEIEEDQVMQRLRAPRNEHRSGLAGNIWHPSSWTLENSLAFFTLQALGFVSDEIPELSDKGSPPLVALRDSIATSGQYAGLWSLASGTMTYEEYQAGQECSKSDFRDLQCKVASCASVICSTPETSANTFFEPLKRTSDVIVLSAAGAMCRADAINVWGNACRPCIIVGDWRQMEPAILSAKDTFGLGDNCFQKTGETVIPRNRFAKDGQASVLEHVMRIGHPVCNLDHQYRMAIGQFDLALKVVYGEVSKTYTYDDSTRYNEEQNGFALNLFRGLCGAGIPEQAIKVVTTYGENRRHLENLFREAFANVACHTVDSFNGGISRIVILVLCVNRASGPCFMKDPRRLAVSITRHTDHLLVIGDIHTMSSYDGIVGKDDDSDYEERRNGPLARMLSWFSKKRRVVIIDDAARGDDPRNTVKTYRTFQKGVGWVIPDNSSNSRREDKGSTSAPNSEGRP; encoded by the exons ATGGTCTTTCCTGGCTTTGCCGGGTCAGGGAagacgaccgccgccagcgtcatGGTCAACGCGATGCTGGCCAATCCGTCAATCAAGCGAGTCTATGTCTCTGCCTCCACGAACGCTGCCGTCAGCCATATTTGCCAACGTATTAACCAAATTCGAGTCGAGCTCATCAACGATCTGGACCACACGAACAGAATCTTACGGCTTTGCCAAGCGATAGTTCTTCGCGGTTATCAGCTTGAGATTGAAGAGGATCAAGTTATGCAACGATTGCGGGCTCCTCGAAACGAGCACAGATCCGGTCTGGCTGGAAACATTTGGCATCCCAGTTCCTGGACGCTGGAAAACTCGTTGGCATTCTTCACACTGCAGGCATTGGGATTCGTGAGCGACGAGATTCCAGAGCTGAGCGACAAGGGCAGCCCGCCGTTAGTGGCACTTCGAGACTCCATCGCAACGTCAGGTCAATACGCGGGATTATGGAGTCTCGCATCTGGCACAATGACGTACGAAGAGTACCAGGCTGGACAAGAGTGCTCAAAGAGCGATTTCCGCGACCTGCAATGCAAGGTTGCTTCGTGTGCGTCTGTGATATGCAGTACCCCGGAGACTTCGGCAAATACTTTTTTCGAGCCATTAAAGAGGACGAGTGACGTGATCGTCCTTAGCGCCGCGGGAGCAATGTGTCGGGCGGACGCGATCAATGTTTGGGGCAATGCATGCCGCCcctgcatcatcgtcggAGACTGGAGGCAAATGGAGCCGGCCATACTTTCCGCGAAAGATACGTTTGGCCTTGGCGACAACTGCTTCCAGAAGACTGGAGAGACCGTCATCCCTCGCAACAGATTCGCGAAGGACGGGCAGGCGTCCGTACTGGAACACGTCATGAGAATCGGACACCCCGTATGCAATCTGGACCATCAGTATCGGATGGCCATCGGCCAGTTTGATCTGGCCCTGAAGGTTGTATACGGGGAAGTCTCAAAGACGTACACATATGACGACTCGACAAG GTATAACGAGGAGCAAAATGGCTTCGCGTTGAACTTGTTCCGCGGTCTTTGTGGAGCCGGGATCCCTGAGCAAGCTATCAAGGTCGTCACTACCTACGGCGAGAACAGGCGACACTTGGAGAATTTATTCCGAGAGGCGTTTGCGAATGTTGCGTGCCACACTGTTGATTCGTTCAACGGGGGCATTAGCAGGATTGTAATTCTCGTGCTTTGCGTCAACCGGGCTTCTGGACCCTGCTTCATGAAGGACCCTCGCCGTCTGGCCGTCTCCATCACCCGACACACGGACCACCTTCTCGTCATTGGGGACATACATACAATGTCCTCCTATGATGGCATTGTAGGTAAAGATGACGACTCCGATTACGAAGAAAGGCGCAATGGCCCCCTGGCTCGGATGCTTTCGTGGTTCTCGAAGAAGCGTCGAGTAGTGATCAttgacgatgctgcccgGGGAGATGATCCACGGAACACGGTGAAGACGTACAGAACGTTCCAAAAGGGCGTGGGCTGGGTTATACCCGACAACTCTTCGAATTCGAGGCGCGAGGACAAGGGTTCGACGAGTGCGCCGAACTCTGAGGGCAGGCCGTGA
- a CDS encoding Glycine amidinotransferase (COG:H~EggNog:ENOG503NZ7W~antiSMASH:Cluster_5.2): MPEGHWDEFKLHNHFPAHVVENAQKELDNFASVLEQHGVRVYRPKEVDWVKAGGYTGSMSRDALTTVGNTLIESAFAFGCRRHEIDLGYSEILADFTAAGSSTIVRAYRD; this comes from the coding sequence ATGCCAGAGGGCCATTGGGACGAGTTCAAACTCCACAATCACTTCCCGGCGCATGTCGTCGAAAATGCCCAGAAGGAACTTGACAACTTTGCGTCCGTCCTGGAGCAGCATGGCGTCCGTGTGTATCGCCCCAAGGAAGTCGACTGGGTCAAAGCTGGCGGTTACACTGGCTCCATGTCTCGAGATGCTTTGACGACCGTGGGCAACACCCTCATAGAGTCCGCCTTTGCCTTTgggtgccgtcgccacgaAATCGATCTTGGCTACTCGGAAATATTGGCCGACTTCACCGCGGCGGGATCGTCAACGATTGTCCGGGCGTACCGCGATTAA